A genome region from Bacillota bacterium includes the following:
- a CDS encoding nucleotidyl transferase AbiEii/AbiGii toxin family protein: MTWDEIADRASAVGVPPELFFREELQKCVLACLSAQEFFTKAVLQGGTALRLFYGNPRFSEDLDFVLRAPDHPTTLEAHANTIGAFVRTAFPFVHETRITTQKQTPALERVILRVRGPHPAQNLRLNLELAAVPSYSNLPKTLAYQPLNPTVRVESLPEILADKATAIIFRPYLKGRDVWDLHYLIEERGLSIDWSTVARKANDYGHSAAKLRALTAAAAEKLAREGTSALAYEMSRFLSPAALRQYADTFPAMAEAAARSFQQPEPSRGRELEL, translated from the coding sequence GTGACCTGGGACGAAATCGCAGACCGCGCCTCTGCCGTAGGGGTCCCCCCGGAACTCTTCTTCCGGGAAGAGCTGCAGAAGTGCGTCCTGGCCTGCCTCAGCGCACAGGAGTTCTTCACAAAAGCAGTCCTCCAGGGCGGCACCGCCCTCCGACTATTCTACGGCAACCCCCGGTTTTCCGAGGATCTGGACTTTGTACTCCGCGCACCGGATCACCCGACAACCCTTGAGGCACACGCGAACACCATCGGCGCATTCGTGCGGACCGCCTTTCCCTTCGTGCACGAGACCCGAATCACAACACAGAAACAGACGCCCGCGCTGGAACGAGTCATACTCCGCGTGCGCGGGCCCCACCCAGCACAAAACCTGCGCCTCAACCTGGAATTGGCGGCCGTGCCGTCATACTCCAACCTTCCAAAGACGCTGGCCTACCAGCCGCTCAACCCCACGGTGAGGGTGGAATCCCTGCCCGAGATCCTGGCCGACAAGGCAACCGCAATCATCTTCCGGCCCTATCTCAAAGGCAGAGACGTGTGGGACCTGCACTACCTCATCGAAGAACGGGGCCTCAGTATTGACTGGAGCACGGTGGCGCGGAAGGCAAACGACTACGGACACTCCGCGGCAAAGCTCCGCGCACTCACTGCGGCGGCTGCCGAAAAGCTTGCCCGCGAGGGCACCTCCGCCCTGGCATACGAAATGTCCCGATTCCTCAGCCCCGCGGCACTCCGACAGTACGCAGACACCTTTCCGGCAATGGCCGAGGCTGCGGCCCGCAGCTTCCAACAACCTGAACCAAGCCGGGGGAGGGAACTCGAGCTGTGA